In Rhodanobacter denitrificans, a single window of DNA contains:
- a CDS encoding DUF885 domain-containing protein gives MSRRIVLALAAVLAATASLHAQTAPPAWIARSNADSQILLDQIARFSPEFASQVGVSGYDDKVADLRPGVDQRSRAALVAAKAKLQTLLAAERDANVRQDLQILIKATTGQIEGIDLNRKYLLPYTDVGELVFGGEFSLLKDDVAAARRPSALKRLQCYVGKTPGCTPIAELAKAQTVARLGDKALLGPYKGEVEQKLANTSRYVEGIRQLFAKYKLDDAQGKAALDALDAQLQAYDGWVRRTVLPRARADFRLPEPLYAYNLRQVGIDIPPQQLMEQAQLEFVELQGMMQVLAPVVAKAEGIDATDYRDVLKALKKQQLGRDQVEPWYHEVLGRIEDTIRRERIVTLPQRKMQMRLASDAEAAQVPAPHMDPPPFINNHGEQGTFVLTMGNPGKNGDPTQAYDDFTYKAAAWTLTAHEGRPGHELQFAAMVERGVSLARSLFAFNSVNVEGWALYAESEMLPYEPPAGQFAALQARLQRAARAYLDPMLNLGLITPARAKQILMHEVGLSDALATQEINRYTYDSPGQATAYFYGYLRLQQLRLQTELALGPKFDRLAFNDFVIGQGLLPPEQLAEAVRTQFIPARQKP, from the coding sequence ATGTCCCGACGCATTGTCCTCGCCCTCGCCGCCGTGCTGGCCGCGACCGCTTCGCTGCACGCCCAGACCGCACCGCCGGCCTGGATCGCCCGCAGCAACGCCGACTCGCAGATCCTGCTCGACCAGATCGCCCGTTTCAGCCCGGAGTTCGCCTCGCAGGTCGGTGTATCCGGCTACGACGACAAGGTTGCCGACCTGCGCCCCGGCGTGGACCAGCGCTCGCGCGCCGCGCTGGTGGCGGCCAAGGCGAAGCTGCAGACCCTGCTGGCGGCGGAGCGGGACGCCAACGTGCGGCAGGACCTGCAGATCCTGATCAAGGCCACCACCGGGCAGATCGAGGGCATCGACCTCAACCGCAAATACCTGCTGCCGTACACCGATGTCGGCGAGCTGGTGTTCGGCGGCGAATTCAGCCTGCTGAAGGATGACGTGGCCGCCGCGCGCCGCCCGTCGGCACTGAAGCGGTTGCAGTGCTACGTGGGCAAGACGCCCGGCTGCACGCCGATCGCCGAGCTGGCGAAGGCGCAGACCGTCGCCCGGCTCGGCGATAAGGCGCTGCTCGGCCCGTACAAGGGCGAGGTCGAGCAGAAGCTCGCCAACACGTCGCGCTATGTCGAAGGCATCCGCCAGCTGTTCGCCAAATACAAGCTGGACGATGCCCAGGGCAAGGCTGCGCTGGACGCGCTGGACGCCCAGCTGCAGGCGTACGACGGCTGGGTGCGCCGCACCGTGCTGCCGCGCGCCCGCGCCGACTTCCGCCTGCCCGAGCCGCTGTACGCCTACAACCTGCGCCAGGTCGGCATCGACATCCCGCCGCAGCAGTTGATGGAACAGGCGCAGCTGGAGTTCGTCGAGCTGCAGGGCATGATGCAGGTGCTGGCGCCGGTGGTGGCGAAGGCCGAGGGCATCGATGCCACCGACTACCGCGACGTGCTCAAGGCACTGAAGAAGCAGCAGTTGGGTCGGGACCAGGTGGAGCCGTGGTACCACGAGGTGCTCGGAAGGATCGAGGACACCATCCGCCGCGAGCGCATCGTCACCCTGCCGCAGCGCAAGATGCAGATGCGCCTGGCCTCCGACGCGGAAGCCGCGCAGGTGCCGGCGCCGCACATGGACCCGCCACCGTTCATCAACAACCACGGCGAGCAAGGCACCTTCGTGCTGACCATGGGCAACCCGGGCAAGAACGGCGACCCGACCCAGGCCTACGACGATTTCACCTACAAGGCCGCGGCGTGGACGCTGACCGCACACGAGGGCCGCCCCGGCCACGAGCTGCAGTTCGCCGCGATGGTCGAGCGCGGCGTCTCGCTGGCGCGCAGCCTGTTCGCGTTCAACAGCGTCAACGTGGAAGGCTGGGCGCTGTACGCCGAGTCCGAGATGCTGCCGTACGAGCCGCCAGCTGGGCAGTTCGCCGCGCTGCAGGCGCGCCTGCAGCGCGCCGCGCGCGCGTATCTCGACCCGATGCTCAATCTCGGCCTGATCACCCCCGCGCGTGCCAAGCAGATCCTGATGCATGAGGTGGGCTTGTCCGACGCGCTCGCCACGCAGGAGATCAACCGCTATACCTACGATTCGCCCGGCCAGGCCACCGCGTACTTCTACGGCTACCTGCGCCTGCAGCAGCTGCGCCTGCAGACCGAGCTGGCGCTGGGCCCGAAGTTCGACCGCCTGGCCTTCAACGATTTCGTGATCGGCCAGGGCCTGCTGCCGCCGGAGCAGCTGGCCGAGGCGGTGCGCACGCAGTTCATTCCGGCCCGGCAGAAACCGTGA
- a CDS encoding TfoX/Sxy family protein gives MSLPPDLAARRRELEDAATHLGRPHELRFQPMFGGLMAYLGEKPCAWLTPGGLALKLAPADQPALLRIEGTARLVAKPGAAPSRHYIVLPAALSRDTARLAGWLAKSVRR, from the coding sequence GTGAGCCTGCCGCCGGACCTAGCGGCGCGGCGCCGCGAACTGGAGGACGCGGCCACCCACCTGGGCCGGCCGCACGAGTTGCGCTTCCAGCCGATGTTCGGCGGGCTGATGGCGTACCTCGGTGAAAAGCCGTGCGCGTGGCTGACCCCCGGCGGGCTGGCCTTGAAACTGGCGCCGGCGGATCAGCCGGCGCTGTTGCGGATCGAAGGCACCGCGCGACTGGTCGCCAAGCCAGGCGCCGCGCCGAGCCGGCACTACATCGTGCTGCCCGCCGCGCTCAGCCGCGACACCGCGCGGCTTGCCGGCTGGCTGGCGAAGAGTGTGCGGCGGTGA
- a CDS encoding ferredoxin--NADP reductase: MVAMATEHVIDVRHWNDNLFSFRTTRDPGFRFDSGQFVMIGLETDGRPLLRAYSIASASWEEHLEFFSIKVPNGPLTSRLLHLQPGDPLIVTRKPTGTLVLTDLKPGKHLYLLGTGTGLAPFMSVIRDPDTYQRFDRIVLAHGVRRVEDLAYADYLEHQLPRHDYLGELVREKLIYYPTVTREPFRHQGRITDAIVNGRLSAATGLPPLNPATDRVMLCGSPAMLDDLSALLDGRGFQASPRTREPGDYVIERAFVEK, translated from the coding sequence ATGGTGGCAATGGCAACCGAGCACGTGATCGACGTGCGGCACTGGAACGACAACCTGTTCTCCTTCCGCACCACGCGCGACCCCGGCTTCCGCTTCGACAGCGGCCAGTTCGTGATGATCGGGCTGGAGACGGACGGCCGTCCGCTGCTGCGCGCCTACTCGATCGCCAGCGCCAGCTGGGAGGAACACCTGGAGTTCTTCTCGATCAAGGTGCCGAACGGCCCGCTCACCTCGCGCCTGCTGCACCTGCAACCCGGCGACCCGCTGATCGTCACGCGCAAGCCCACCGGCACCCTGGTGCTGACCGACCTCAAGCCCGGCAAGCACCTGTACCTGCTCGGCACCGGCACCGGGCTGGCGCCGTTCATGAGCGTCATCCGCGACCCGGACACCTACCAGCGCTTCGACAGGATCGTGCTGGCCCACGGCGTGCGCCGGGTCGAGGACCTCGCCTACGCCGACTACCTGGAACACCAGCTGCCACGGCACGACTACCTGGGCGAGCTGGTGCGCGAGAAGCTGATCTACTACCCGACCGTGACGCGTGAGCCGTTCCGCCACCAGGGCCGCATCACCGATGCGATCGTCAACGGCAGGCTGAGCGCAGCCACCGGCCTGCCGCCGCTGAACCCGGCCACCGACCGCGTGATGCTGTGCGGCAGCCCGGCCATGCTGGACGACCTCAGCGCCTTGCTCGACGGCCGCGGCTTCCAGGCCTCGCCGCGCACGCGCGAACCGGGCGACTACGTGATCGAGCGGGCCTTCGTGGAGAAATAG
- a CDS encoding DUF456 domain-containing protein encodes MDIALYVLAALLIGGGLAGAVLPALPGIPMLFGGIWLAAAVDGYRHLGLWWLLLIGALGTLGVIVDFVAGTLGAKRVGASKRALWGAGLGTLVGMFFGIPGLLFGPFLGALAGELASGTSVLRSAHVGVGTWLGLLLGTLVKVVLSFVMVGLFGLAMLFG; translated from the coding sequence ATGGACATCGCCTTGTACGTACTCGCCGCGCTGCTGATCGGCGGCGGCCTGGCCGGCGCCGTGCTGCCGGCGCTGCCCGGCATCCCGATGCTGTTCGGCGGCATCTGGCTGGCCGCGGCGGTGGACGGCTACCGCCACCTGGGCCTGTGGTGGCTGCTGCTCATCGGTGCGCTGGGCACGCTCGGGGTGATCGTCGACTTCGTCGCCGGCACGCTCGGCGCCAAGCGCGTCGGTGCCAGCAAGCGGGCGCTGTGGGGCGCCGGGCTGGGCACCCTGGTCGGCATGTTCTTCGGCATCCCGGGGCTGCTGTTCGGGCCGTTCCTCGGCGCGCTCGCCGGCGAGCTGGCCTCCGGCACCAGCGTGCTGCGCTCGGCCCACGTCGGCGTCGGCACCTGGCTCGGCCTGCTGCTCGGCACCCTGGTGAAGGTGGTGCTCTCGTTCGTGATGGTCGGCCTGTTCGGGCTGGCCATGCTGTTCGGCTGA